The Candidatus Kryptonium sp. genome contains a region encoding:
- the recJ gene encoding single-stranded-DNA-specific exonuclease RecJ, which produces MKNKWKIIQVEKPELVNNLSKDAKIPKPIAKILVSRGIDSVEKVNSFFNPRLEDLHDPFLMEDMEKAVERISRAILNKEKILIYGDYDVDGTTGASMLYLFLRELGANVEVYIPDRFKEGYGISKIGIEKAHQKGVNVMIAVDCGITAINEVKIARELGIDVIICDHHEPGDEIPEAFAVLNPLKETCPYPFKYLSGCGVAFKLVQALQKKFSFDEILPFQYLDFVAVAAAADIVPLIGENRILVKYGLELLNSSNPRVSFLALLEKAGLRNKKINTWHIGFVIGPRINAVGRLGDAIRAVEFLISNDYNSASYWAEQLHLENERRQSLDREAFEEAVEIIEREEIYKKDKVFVLYNENWHQGVIGIVASKIVEKYHRPTILLTYADGVLKGSARSIPNFDIYHALKKCENTLIQFGGHKHAAGMVLKPEKFQEFKTAINNFADEFITDDMLMREICIDAVVDINEIAGHISEYWKILKNFEPYGPGNQEPVFLSANVPISDVRIFGNNHLKFKIKVNGLTIDAIGYGLSKFYPEILGRDRASIVFSFDEGLWNGQSVIQFKIKDLK; this is translated from the coding sequence TTGAAAAACAAATGGAAAATAATCCAGGTAGAAAAACCTGAACTTGTTAATAATCTTTCAAAAGATGCCAAAATTCCTAAACCAATCGCAAAGATCCTTGTCTCAAGAGGCATTGATTCGGTTGAGAAAGTGAACAGCTTTTTCAATCCGAGATTGGAGGACCTTCACGATCCATTTCTAATGGAGGATATGGAAAAAGCAGTTGAGAGAATTAGCAGGGCTATTCTGAACAAAGAGAAAATTTTAATTTATGGAGATTATGATGTTGATGGGACAACAGGTGCCTCAATGCTTTATCTTTTTTTAAGAGAACTTGGAGCAAATGTTGAAGTTTACATTCCAGATAGATTTAAAGAAGGTTATGGGATTTCAAAAATTGGCATTGAAAAAGCGCATCAGAAAGGCGTAAATGTGATGATAGCTGTTGATTGTGGGATAACCGCGATAAACGAAGTGAAAATTGCTCGTGAACTTGGCATTGATGTTATAATTTGTGATCATCATGAGCCTGGAGATGAAATACCCGAAGCTTTTGCAGTATTGAATCCTTTGAAAGAAACTTGTCCTTACCCTTTCAAATATCTATCTGGTTGCGGCGTTGCCTTCAAGCTTGTTCAAGCACTTCAGAAGAAATTCTCTTTTGACGAGATCCTTCCATTTCAATATCTTGATTTTGTTGCGGTCGCTGCTGCAGCGGACATCGTCCCGCTTATTGGGGAAAATAGAATCTTGGTTAAATATGGTCTTGAGCTTTTGAACTCGTCAAATCCACGAGTTTCGTTTCTTGCACTTCTTGAGAAAGCTGGATTAAGAAACAAAAAAATTAACACATGGCATATTGGCTTTGTAATAGGCCCGAGGATCAATGCGGTCGGTCGGCTTGGTGATGCAATTAGGGCTGTTGAATTTTTAATAAGTAATGATTATAACTCCGCTTCATATTGGGCTGAGCAGCTTCATCTTGAAAATGAAAGAAGGCAATCGCTTGATAGGGAAGCTTTTGAAGAAGCAGTTGAAATTATTGAAAGAGAAGAAATCTACAAAAAAGATAAAGTTTTCGTCCTATATAACGAAAACTGGCATCAGGGAGTTATAGGAATAGTTGCTTCAAAAATAGTTGAGAAGTATCATAGACCAACTATCCTTTTAACTTATGCCGATGGAGTGTTGAAAGGTTCAGCAAGAAGCATCCCGAACTTTGATATTTACCATGCTTTGAAAAAGTGTGAAAATACACTTATACAATTTGGAGGGCACAAGCATGCAGCTGGCATGGTTCTAAAACCTGAAAAATTTCAAGAGTTTAAAACGGCAATAAATAATTTTGCGGATGAATTTATAACTGATGATATGCTTATGCGTGAGATATGCATTGATGCTGTTGTTGATATTAATGAAATAGCAGGGCATATTTCGGAATACTGGAAGATTTTGAAAAATTTTGAGCCATACGGTCCTGGGAACCAAGAGCCAGTTTTCCTTTCAGCAAATGTCCCAATATCTGATGTCAGAATTTTTGGAAATAATCATTTAAAATTTAAAATTAAAGTGAATGGTCTGACGATAGATGCAATTGGCTATGGACTTAGCAAGTTTTATCCCGAGATCTTGGGCAGAGACAGAGCGAGCATCGTATTTAGTTTTGATGAAGGGCTTTGGAATGGTCAATCGGTTATACAGTTTAAAATTAAAGATTTAAAGTAA
- a CDS encoding YebC/PmpR family DNA-binding transcriptional regulator, whose protein sequence is MSGHSKWHQIRHKKAIIDARKGKLFTKLIKEITVAAKQGGGNPETNPRLRLAIQNAKAANMPWENIERAIKRGTGELPGVAYEEVVYEGYGPGGVALYIESTTDNKNRTVAEIRNILNRHNGSLGEAGSVAWIFERKGVIQIPKEYDEDTILAIILEAGADDLKSYDTFFEVITAPENLEQVREALEKNNVKIDDAKVRMLPKTTVKVEGKDAQTLLKLLEALEDHDDVQNVYSNFEIDDTVLAEYSKQMGE, encoded by the coding sequence ATGTCTGGACATTCAAAATGGCATCAGATAAGACATAAGAAAGCAATAATTGACGCAAGAAAGGGAAAACTTTTCACAAAACTCATCAAAGAAATAACCGTTGCAGCGAAACAAGGCGGTGGTAATCCAGAAACAAACCCAAGATTGCGTCTTGCAATTCAGAACGCAAAGGCAGCAAACATGCCTTGGGAGAACATTGAAAGAGCAATTAAAAGAGGAACTGGAGAACTTCCAGGAGTAGCTTATGAAGAAGTCGTCTACGAAGGATATGGTCCAGGTGGAGTTGCGCTTTACATTGAGTCAACTACTGACAACAAAAACAGAACTGTTGCAGAGATAAGAAACATACTTAATCGTCACAACGGTAGCTTAGGGGAAGCTGGTTCTGTTGCTTGGATATTTGAAAGGAAAGGAGTTATCCAAATTCCAAAAGAATATGATGAAGACACAATACTTGCAATCATACTTGAAGCTGGGGCGGATGATTTGAAATCTTATGATACTTTCTTTGAAGTTATTACCGCGCCGGAAAATTTAGAACAGGTAAGGGAAGCACTTGAGAAAAACAATGTGAAAATTGACGATGCGAAGGTTAGAATGTTACCAAAGACGACCGTTAAAGTTGAAGGCAAGGATGCACAAACGCTTTTAAAACTTTTAGAAGCACTTGAAGATCACGACGATGTTCAAAATGTTTATTCAAACTTTGAAATTGATGATACGGTTCTTGCTGAATATAGCAAGCAAATGGGAGAGTAA
- the ruvC gene encoding crossover junction endodeoxyribonuclease RuvC, translated as MIVLGIDPGSNITGYGVVKVEVEDSKIDKTRLTAIDYGAIRIDERDIFPIRLKKIYDKITEIISLHKPTEVAIETAFYGKNFQSAFKIGHVRGVVILSAVNFGASVFEYTPREVKKAVVGRGSATKEQVQFMVKAILNLKSFPEFYDVSDALAVAICHINRTYVPEQIRFRDWKAFLKAHPEFLSDESGIKLKRKER; from the coding sequence ATGATAGTTCTCGGAATTGATCCAGGAAGCAACATTACAGGTTATGGTGTTGTCAAAGTTGAGGTAGAAGATAGCAAGATTGATAAAACGAGGTTGACGGCGATTGATTATGGTGCTATTAGAATTGATGAGCGAGATATTTTTCCAATCAGATTGAAAAAAATCTATGATAAGATAACCGAGATAATAAGCTTGCATAAACCGACGGAAGTTGCCATTGAAACAGCTTTCTATGGCAAAAATTTTCAATCCGCTTTTAAAATCGGACATGTTAGAGGTGTTGTAATTCTTTCTGCTGTGAATTTTGGAGCCTCTGTTTTTGAATACACGCCAAGAGAAGTAAAGAAAGCTGTCGTCGGCAGAGGAAGCGCAACGAAAGAACAAGTTCAGTTCATGGTGAAAGCAATTTTAAACTTGAAAAGTTTTCCAGAGTTTTACGATGTTTCTGATGCGCTTGCAGTTGCAATATGTCATATAAATAGAACTTATGTCCCAGAACAGATAAGATTTAGAGATTGGAAAGCATTTTTAAAGGCTCATCCAGAATTTTTGTCCGATGAGTCGGGGATAAAATTAAAACGAAAAGAGCGATGA
- the ruvA gene encoding Holliday junction branch migration protein RuvA, with protein sequence MIFALEGKVVSKAPTEIVIDVGGVNYLVHIPVTIYDKIGDVGSNTKLYTYLIVKDEEMFLYGFSSIEEREFFKMLISVSGIGPKMAQAIMSGMSVDELKESIVRGDVSTLISIPGVGKKTAERVIVELRDKIAKIEFAGKHPEFVSSDQVEVRNEALLALISLGFTRQSAEKAIRLAIKENEKKEFTVEELVKLALRHITSR encoded by the coding sequence ATGATATTTGCTCTTGAAGGAAAAGTTGTAAGCAAAGCACCAACAGAAATTGTAATTGATGTCGGCGGAGTAAATTACCTTGTGCATATTCCAGTTACGATTTATGATAAAATTGGGGATGTCGGATCAAATACAAAACTTTACACTTATCTTATTGTAAAAGACGAGGAAATGTTTTTATACGGCTTTTCAAGCATTGAGGAAAGGGAGTTCTTCAAAATGTTAATTTCTGTTTCAGGAATAGGTCCGAAGATGGCTCAGGCAATAATGTCGGGGATGAGCGTTGATGAGCTTAAAGAATCAATAGTTCGCGGAGATGTGTCAACACTTATTTCAATTCCGGGAGTTGGAAAGAAAACAGCAGAGCGAGTCATTGTTGAACTTCGTGATAAAATCGCGAAAATTGAATTTGCAGGGAAACACCCAGAGTTTGTATCATCCGATCAAGTTGAGGTAAGAAACGAAGCATTGCTTGCTCTTATTTCGCTTGGATTTACGCGACAATCCGCAGAAAAAGCAATTCGCCTTGCAATAAAGGAAAACGAAAAGAAGGAATTCACAGTAGAAGAACTTGTCAAACTCGCATTAAGGCATATAACTTCAAGATAA
- a CDS encoding RluA family pseudouridine synthase — MKARNFDDEIEIIYEDDDFVVINKPAGLLTIPDRFSRSLPNLYDILTEKYGSIFVVHRLDKETSGVICFAKNEEAHSDLNEKFEEHDVKKVYLALIAGHLRNKEGRIDIPLSENPKVPGTMRVDYESGKRAITEYKVLEEFENYSLVEARPLTGRLHQIRVHFKAVGHPLAIDSLYGNKSEIFLSEIKRKYKAKEDEVEKPLMSRLTLHALKLGFFHFRRKEYVEFEAGLPKDFESLLKQLRKHSVKAEST; from the coding sequence ATGAAAGCCCGAAATTTTGATGATGAAATTGAGATAATTTACGAAGACGATGATTTTGTCGTGATAAACAAACCCGCTGGGCTTTTAACCATTCCTGATAGATTTTCAAGATCGTTGCCGAACCTTTATGATATTTTAACCGAAAAATACGGAAGCATATTTGTAGTTCATCGCCTTGATAAAGAAACAAGTGGCGTTATATGTTTCGCAAAGAATGAAGAAGCACATTCGGATTTAAACGAGAAATTTGAGGAGCACGATGTTAAGAAAGTTTATCTTGCTTTGATAGCTGGACATTTGCGAAATAAAGAGGGAAGAATTGATATTCCTCTTTCTGAAAATCCGAAAGTCCCGGGCACGATGAGAGTTGATTATGAATCAGGGAAAAGGGCGATAACTGAATATAAGGTTTTGGAAGAATTTGAAAATTATTCACTTGTTGAAGCAAGACCGCTTACTGGACGATTGCACCAAATAAGAGTTCACTTCAAAGCAGTTGGACATCCGCTCGCGATTGATTCGCTTTATGGAAACAAAAGTGAAATTTTCTTGTCGGAAATAAAAAGAAAGTATAAAGCAAAGGAAGATGAAGTTGAAAAACCATTGATGAGTAGATTGACATTGCATGCGTTGAAGCTTGGATTTTTCCATTTCAGGCGAAAAGAATATGTTGAGTTTGAGGCAGGCTTGCCGAAAGATTTTGAAAGCTTGCTAAAGCAATTAAGAAAACACAGCGTGAAAGCAGAAAGCACTTAA
- a CDS encoding class I SAM-dependent methyltransferase — protein MVKEQKFTPWYFQPEIAKVYESFYEGKYKEADIQEKNLLKFLLDQIEGVSEILEVGCGTGHFTRWLNALGYKIVGADISPVMLGVAKELWSDGKFINARSEFLPFKDKTFDVVLYVACLEYMPDLVKVFREAERVARRGIVMGLMNRWSLPTIRRIIQVKLGKNPYYYNAKFYSLPMIKREIMKALDGKNYEFLDWRCAVFPKILGIKKLAKIPFLGSFLGVGVKFK, from the coding sequence ATGGTCAAGGAACAAAAATTCACACCTTGGTATTTTCAGCCAGAAATAGCAAAGGTTTATGAATCATTTTATGAGGGCAAGTATAAGGAAGCGGATATTCAAGAGAAAAATTTGTTAAAGTTTTTGCTTGACCAGATAGAGGGCGTAAGTGAAATTCTTGAGGTTGGATGTGGAACTGGGCACTTTACGAGGTGGTTGAATGCACTTGGATATAAAATCGTTGGAGCTGATATTTCGCCAGTGATGCTCGGAGTTGCAAAAGAATTGTGGAGCGATGGTAAATTTATAAATGCAAGATCTGAATTTTTACCATTCAAGGATAAAACTTTTGATGTTGTGCTTTATGTCGCTTGTCTTGAATATATGCCAGACCTCGTTAAAGTTTTTCGTGAGGCGGAGAGAGTTGCAAGGCGAGGAATTGTGATGGGATTAATGAATAGATGGAGCTTGCCAACGATAAGACGAATAATTCAAGTAAAACTCGGTAAAAATCCGTATTACTACAACGCAAAATTTTATTCGCTACCGATGATCAAGAGGGAAATAATGAAAGCGCTTGATGGAAAAAACTATGAGTTTCTTGATTGGCGTTGCGCTGTTTTTCCGAAAATTTTAGGAATAAAAAAACTTGCTAAAATTCCTTTTTTAGGCTCTTTCCTTGGCGTTGGAGTTAAATTCAAATAA
- a CDS encoding AIR synthase family protein, producing the protein MQVDFPKFGKVGKIFFDNVIYPKLGAKRDEVLVGPNYGCDNAVVKINDRQVMILTSDPLSIIPALGLEDSAWLTVHLLASDLATSGIPPMYAVLDFNLPPQITKEEFEIYWDAFHRECEKLGIAIVGGHTGKFFGIDYTIVGGGTFIAIGDIDKYLSSNMAKPGDRIVITKGGAIATTGILARVFPETIERNFGSDFLKEAQSYFRKFSVVDDALTAVKIGVRNDGVSAMHDATEGGVFGGIYEMAIASGCGVHVYKEKVKISETTRKICDLFEIDPYISLSEGTLIIAVKEEKVSELVNVLAENGIESSEVGYFEEPSYGLWIENPDGSKEALVYPEADPYWNAYINAINKGWR; encoded by the coding sequence ATGCAAGTAGATTTTCCAAAATTTGGCAAAGTTGGAAAGATATTTTTTGACAATGTAATTTATCCAAAACTTGGCGCGAAAAGAGATGAAGTTCTCGTCGGTCCAAATTATGGTTGCGATAACGCGGTTGTTAAGATAAACGACAGGCAAGTTATGATATTGACATCTGATCCGCTTTCAATTATCCCTGCGCTTGGATTAGAGGATTCAGCATGGCTTACGGTTCATCTTCTTGCGTCAGATCTTGCGACAAGTGGAATCCCGCCGATGTATGCGGTGCTTGATTTCAACCTTCCACCACAAATAACGAAAGAAGAATTTGAAATTTATTGGGATGCGTTTCATCGTGAATGTGAGAAACTTGGAATAGCAATAGTTGGAGGACATACGGGAAAATTTTTCGGTATTGATTACACAATCGTCGGAGGTGGGACATTTATAGCAATTGGTGATATTGATAAGTATCTCTCTTCAAACATGGCTAAACCTGGGGATAGAATCGTGATAACAAAAGGAGGAGCGATTGCAACCACAGGTATACTTGCTCGTGTCTTTCCAGAGACGATAGAAAGAAATTTCGGTTCTGACTTTTTGAAAGAGGCACAAAGTTATTTCAGAAAATTTTCAGTTGTTGACGATGCCTTAACTGCGGTTAAAATAGGTGTTCGTAATGATGGTGTTTCTGCAATGCACGATGCAACGGAAGGTGGTGTCTTCGGCGGAATCTACGAGATGGCGATCGCAAGCGGTTGCGGTGTTCATGTCTATAAAGAAAAAGTTAAAATTTCGGAGACGACAAGAAAGATTTGTGATCTATTTGAGATTGATCCATATATTTCGTTAAGCGAAGGGACATTGATAATCGCTGTTAAAGAGGAAAAAGTTTCTGAACTTGTTAATGTTCTCGCGGAAAATGGTATTGAATCATCAGAGGTGGGATATTTTGAAGAACCTTCGTATGGGCTATGGATTGAAAATCCTGATGGAAGTAAAGAAGCGCTTGTTTATCCCGAAGCAGATCCTTATTGGAACGCATACATAAACGCCATTAACAAAGGATGGAGGTAA
- the thiE gene encoding thiamine phosphate synthase, translating into MKIKGLYFVVDISFVEKVGVEKLSEIVERAIKGGVDVIQLWADEAKWQLNFKEFFDVAKKLIDVAHKYNVPVLIANDVELCAKLNADGIHLDGYEIPKQSGEEIREIIGSDKIIGITCGNDIKKIEWAKQNGVDYISFCSIFPTSSVDSCEIVPLEMIKKAKEILGEDFPVFASGGITIENVSDVLTAGADGVAVISAIMKSENPEEVSSKFKEKILSAK; encoded by the coding sequence ATGAAAATAAAAGGTTTGTATTTTGTCGTTGATATATCGTTTGTTGAAAAAGTTGGCGTTGAAAAATTATCTGAAATTGTTGAAAGGGCTATAAAAGGAGGAGTTGATGTAATTCAGCTGTGGGCTGATGAAGCAAAGTGGCAGTTGAATTTTAAAGAGTTCTTTGATGTAGCGAAAAAACTAATTGATGTCGCTCATAAATACAATGTTCCCGTTCTAATTGCAAATGATGTTGAATTATGCGCAAAACTTAACGCTGATGGCATCCATCTTGATGGTTATGAGATACCTAAACAATCGGGCGAAGAAATAAGAGAAATCATTGGTTCTGATAAAATTATTGGTATCACCTGTGGAAATGACATCAAAAAGATTGAATGGGCAAAACAAAACGGTGTTGATTATATCTCCTTTTGTTCTATTTTCCCGACTTCTTCAGTTGATTCATGCGAGATAGTCCCGCTTGAAATGATAAAAAAGGCAAAAGAGATACTTGGAGAAGATTTCCCAGTTTTTGCATCTGGAGGAATAACCATTGAAAATGTGAGCGATGTTTTGACAGCAGGCGCAGATGGAGTTGCGGTGATCTCCGCTATAATGAAATCGGAAAACCCAGAGGAGGTTAGTTCAAAGTTTAAGGAAAAAATTCTCTCAGCAAAGTGA
- a CDS encoding ABC transporter substrate-binding protein produces the protein MRKVYCEITGKELTLPDKCQRIVSFSPAITEALFEMGLGDFVVGVSVYCVRPETARKKTIVGSYNTFKEDKLISLNPDIIFTTTGYQLDLVNKIADKFVVYPVRLPPSVAEIIATSYEVGVVAGYFSEARELERKLTFEFSNIISNQKISQVKPKVYIEIDLGGPVTFGAYSYITDAIELLGGVNIFGDYPAEWLFPNDEKVRELNPDVIIYEPKMFSKNRDRGKIVSFLQNRFGQVNAIKNEKVFITPGIYDFIAHHGPSFITQSMRWLKDIIEGL, from the coding sequence ATGCGCAAGGTTTATTGTGAAATTACAGGTAAAGAATTGACGCTTCCGGATAAATGTCAAAGAATTGTTAGTTTCAGTCCAGCGATCACAGAGGCACTTTTTGAGATGGGGCTTGGGGATTTCGTCGTTGGAGTTAGCGTTTACTGTGTAAGACCTGAAACCGCAAGGAAAAAGACGATCGTCGGAAGCTACAATACCTTCAAAGAAGACAAACTTATATCTTTGAACCCGGATATTATTTTCACTACAACAGGATACCAACTTGATCTCGTTAACAAAATTGCTGACAAGTTCGTCGTTTATCCTGTTCGCCTTCCGCCGAGCGTGGCGGAAATAATAGCAACATCTTACGAAGTTGGAGTTGTTGCAGGATATTTTTCGGAAGCGAGAGAGCTTGAGAGAAAACTAACTTTTGAATTTAGCAATATAATTTCAAACCAAAAGATAAGCCAGGTAAAACCGAAGGTTTACATTGAAATTGACCTTGGGGGACCGGTGACATTTGGAGCCTATAGTTATATTACCGACGCAATTGAATTACTTGGTGGTGTGAACATATTTGGTGATTATCCTGCGGAATGGCTTTTTCCCAACGATGAAAAAGTTAGAGAGCTAAATCCAGATGTTATAATTTACGAACCAAAGATGTTTTCAAAGAATAGGGACAGAGGGAAGATTGTGAGTTTTCTTCAAAACAGGTTTGGTCAGGTAAATGCGATAAAAAATGAAAAAGTTTTCATCACGCCTGGAATTTATGATTTCATAGCACATCATGGACCAAGTTTCATAACTCAATCAATGCGTTGGTTGAAAGACATCATTGAAGGTTTGTAA
- the uvrA gene encoding excinuclease ABC subunit UvrA, which translates to MLDKIIIRGARQHNLKNINLDIPRNKFIVITGISGSGKSSLAFDTIYAEGQRRYVESLSAYARQFLDIMEKPDVDLIDGLSPAISIDQKSVSHNPRSTVGTVTEIYDYLRLLFAKIGVQFCYNCGKRVQKQSTDQIVESILKIGNGVKIEIFAPVVRGRKGHYRELFEKISRDGFLRVRVDGEVREITPGMQVDRYKIHNIEILIDKLTISKESRRRIYEAVELALEYGNNSVIVNDGEKDLFFSKHFACVDCNISYEELSPNSFSFNSKYGACSECNGLGEKMEFDLKLIIPNPSLSISEGAIAPYGKEKDNWEWSLLKAVAKRYDIDLEKPFKKLSKEQVKILLYGAEDEKFSVKYRYSDGYTTTYTDKFDGVINYLKKVYTITTSDSVRQWVERFMSSQPCQECQGKRLKKSSLAVKIIDAETGKKIGIDEIVSMPIKSAYEFFENLKLTERELIIASQILKEIKSRLKFLIDVGLDYLTLDRPAKTLSGGESQRIRLATQIGSQLSGVLYVLDEPSIGLHQRDNIKLIQSLKKLRDLGNTVIVVEHDKETIENADFVIDLGPGAGENGGYVIAIGKPHELDSRSLTAQYLKGEKKIEIPQKRRQGNGKYLILRGATGNNLKNIDVKFPLGKFICITGVSGSGKSTLISETLYRILAKHFYNSTQEPLPYKSIEGIEHIDKVIEIDQSPIGRTPRSNPATYTGVFTFIRDLFSQLPESRLRGYKPGRFSFNVKGGRCEACEGSGVKKIEMHFLPDVYVVCDVCKGKRYNKETLEIRYKGKSISDVLNMTVSEALEFFKDIPNIKRKLQTLHDVGLGYIKLGQPAPTLSGGEAQRVKLATELSKVATGKTLYILDEPTTGLHFEDIKMLLDVLNKLVDKGNTVIVIEHNLEVIKVADWIIDLGPEGGDEGGYIVAEGTPEEVAQNPNSYTGRFLRKELFTNLQ; encoded by the coding sequence ATGTTGGATAAGATCATAATCCGCGGGGCAAGGCAACACAATTTAAAAAATATAAATCTTGATATACCACGAAACAAATTTATAGTTATCACTGGCATTTCAGGCTCAGGTAAATCATCACTTGCGTTTGATACAATTTACGCAGAGGGACAAAGAAGATATGTTGAATCTCTATCAGCATACGCAAGACAATTCCTTGACATAATGGAAAAGCCAGATGTTGATTTAATAGATGGTTTGAGCCCAGCTATATCAATTGATCAAAAATCTGTAAGCCATAACCCTCGCTCAACCGTTGGCACCGTGACGGAAATTTACGATTACCTGCGACTACTATTTGCAAAGATTGGAGTTCAATTTTGTTATAATTGTGGAAAGCGAGTTCAAAAACAATCAACAGATCAAATTGTTGAAAGCATACTGAAGATTGGTAACGGTGTTAAAATTGAAATTTTTGCTCCAGTCGTCCGCGGAAGAAAAGGTCATTACAGAGAGCTTTTTGAAAAGATTTCAAGAGATGGCTTTCTACGAGTGAGAGTTGATGGTGAGGTAAGAGAGATAACCCCAGGAATGCAAGTGGACAGATATAAAATTCACAACATTGAAATCTTAATTGATAAACTCACCATCTCAAAAGAATCAAGAAGAAGAATTTACGAGGCAGTTGAACTTGCTCTTGAATACGGAAATAACTCAGTGATCGTAAACGATGGAGAAAAAGATTTATTTTTCAGCAAGCATTTCGCTTGCGTTGATTGCAATATAAGCTATGAAGAACTTTCCCCTAATTCATTCTCATTTAATTCCAAATATGGCGCGTGCTCCGAATGCAATGGGCTTGGAGAAAAAATGGAGTTTGATTTGAAACTTATAATTCCGAACCCTTCGCTTTCAATCTCGGAAGGCGCTATCGCTCCATACGGGAAAGAAAAGGATAACTGGGAATGGTCTCTTTTAAAAGCGGTCGCCAAAAGATATGATATTGATCTTGAAAAGCCATTCAAAAAACTATCAAAAGAGCAAGTTAAAATACTTCTCTACGGAGCTGAAGATGAAAAATTTTCAGTCAAATATAGATATTCCGATGGATATACCACGACATACACCGATAAATTTGATGGCGTGATAAACTATCTAAAAAAAGTTTACACGATTACAACATCAGATAGCGTTAGGCAATGGGTTGAACGATTTATGAGCAGTCAACCGTGCCAAGAATGCCAAGGTAAAAGATTGAAAAAATCATCACTTGCTGTGAAAATTATTGATGCAGAAACTGGCAAGAAGATAGGTATTGATGAAATAGTTTCAATGCCAATAAAATCAGCTTACGAATTTTTTGAAAACCTAAAATTAACAGAGCGAGAGCTTATAATCGCAAGCCAAATTTTGAAAGAAATAAAATCAAGATTGAAATTTCTCATTGACGTTGGACTTGATTATTTAACGCTTGATAGACCTGCAAAAACTCTTTCAGGTGGCGAATCACAACGCATTCGTCTCGCAACACAAATTGGTTCTCAACTTTCTGGAGTTTTATATGTGCTTGATGAACCAAGCATAGGTTTGCATCAGCGAGATAACATTAAGCTAATTCAATCTCTGAAAAAACTGCGCGACCTTGGAAATACAGTTATCGTTGTTGAACACGACAAAGAAACGATTGAAAATGCTGATTTCGTTATAGACCTCGGACCTGGTGCTGGCGAAAATGGTGGATATGTCATCGCAATTGGAAAACCACACGAGCTTGATAGTAGATCATTAACGGCGCAATATTTAAAAGGTGAAAAGAAAATTGAAATCCCACAAAAAAGAAGACAAGGAAACGGGAAATATCTAATCCTGAGAGGCGCAACTGGAAATAATCTGAAAAACATTGATGTTAAATTTCCACTTGGAAAATTTATATGCATCACGGGCGTGAGCGGTTCAGGAAAATCAACGCTTATAAGTGAGACACTTTACAGAATACTTGCGAAACATTTTTATAATTCCACCCAAGAACCACTGCCTTACAAATCAATTGAAGGGATTGAACACATTGATAAAGTCATTGAAATAGACCAATCACCAATTGGAAGAACCCCACGCTCAAATCCAGCAACTTATACTGGAGTTTTCACTTTCATAAGAGATCTTTTTTCCCAACTTCCTGAATCCCGACTTAGAGGGTACAAACCTGGAAGATTTAGCTTTAATGTGAAGGGCGGAAGATGTGAAGCGTGCGAAGGTTCAGGCGTTAAGAAGATTGAAATGCACTTTCTTCCAGATGTTTATGTTGTTTGCGATGTTTGCAAAGGAAAAAGATATAACAAAGAAACACTTGAAATAAGATACAAAGGAAAATCTATAAGCGATGTTTTAAATATGACCGTTTCCGAAGCGCTTGAGTTCTTCAAGGATATACCGAACATAAAGCGAAAACTTCAAACTCTACATGATGTTGGACTTGGTTATATAAAACTTGGTCAACCTGCACCGACATTGTCAGGCGGGGAGGCACAAAGAGTTAAACTTGCAACTGAACTCTCAAAAGTCGCAACTGGAAAAACTCTTTATATACTTGATGAGCCGACAACTGGATTACACTTTGAAGATATCAAAATGTTGCTTGATGTCTTAAATAAACTTGTGGACAAAGGTAACACTGTAATAGTCATTGAACATAACCTTGAAGTTATAAAAGTTGCCGATTGGATAATTGATCTTGGTCCCGAAGGCGGCGATGAAGGTGGTTATATAGTTGCGGAGGGGACCCCAGAAGAAGTAGCGCAAAATCCAAACTCATACACTGGAAGATTTTTAAGAAAGGAGCTATTTACAAACCTTCAATGA